DNA sequence from the Halorussus limi genome:
CTCTCCTTTAAAACTATATCTGGCGTGATAGGTTCTGTCACTCCCCTACATGCGAGGCCCGCTGAAACAGGAGATGGCTTCTCTCCATCTGGACAAAGTTGGGCACGGAGTGTGACGGACACGCGCGCTGTATCTTGCAAGTCACTCTCGACCCATCGACCGTCCCGAAGTCGAGACGCCGGACTACTGGATGTACGAGGGGTCCTCGTGGTCGCAGTTCGCCTCGTGTTGCTTGGCGTCGTCCTCGTCGTCGAACATCATCCCGCACCCCTCGCACTTGTACCACGTCATCTCGTCTCGCTCGGTTGTGACGACCATGTTCGTAGATACACCCGACGAAAGTAAATCGTTTGCCCCGACGGGGGTCCACCGGCCTCCGA
Encoded proteins:
- a CDS encoding DUF7128 family protein, whose product is MVVTTERDEMTWYKCEGCGMMFDDEDDAKQHEANCDHEDPSYIQ